The genomic stretch caaaaaaataagTGATTTTAGCCCTTATAAAAAGAAAACGGATTCTTGAACCTCTTTCACGCTCATGTCACGTCGAGGTACTGCAGAAAAAAGAACTGCAAAATCCGATCCTATTTTTCGTAATCGATTAGTTAACATGGTGGTTAACCGTATTATGAAAGACGGAAAAAAATCATTGGCTTATCAAATTCTCTATCGAGCCGTGAAAAAGATTCAACAAAAGACAGAAACAAATCCACTATTGGTTTTACGTCAAGCAATACGTAGAGTAACTCCCAATATAGGAGTAAAAACAAGACGTAATAAAAAAGGATCGACGCGGAAAGTTCCGATTGAAATAGGATCTAAACAAGGAAGAGCACTTGCCATTCGTTGGTTATTAGAAGCATCCCAAAAGCGTCCGGGTCGAAATATGGCTTTCAAATTAAGTTCCGAATTAGTAGATGCTGCCAAAGGGAGTGGGGGTGCCATACGCAAAAAGGAAGCGACTCATAGAATGGCAGAGGCAAATAGAGCTCTTGCACATTTTCGTTAATCCATGAACAGAATCTAGGCATGTAGGCACATGGGTCCGTACATCTCGATCGGAAAAGAATCAATAGAAGGAGAATCGGACAATATCTTTCTCGAAACAAACAAAAAgcaaaagaaagagaaaacagAAATCATGATCAACTAAGCCCTCTCGAGGGCTTGCTTAAGAATAAGAAAGAAGAATCTTATGGAAATAGCATGGAATAAGGTTTGATCCTATTCATGGGGATTCCCTAAATATCCCATTCCAAAAATCGAAACAATCGGGACTTTTCGGAGATTGGATGCAGTTACTAATTCATGATCTGGCATGTACAGAATGAAAACTTCATTCTCGATTCTACGAGAATTTTTATGAAAGCGTTTCATTTGCTTCTCTTCAATGGAAGTTTCATTTTCCCAGAATGTATCCTAATTTTTGGCCTAATTCTTCTTCTGATGATCGATTCAACCTCTGATCAAAAAGATAGACCTTGGTTCTATTTCATCTCTTCAACAAGTTTAGTAATAAGCATAACGGCCCTATTGTTCCGATGGAGAGAAGAACCTATAATTAGCTTTTCGGGAAATTTCCAAACGAACAATTTCAACGAAATCTTTCAATTTCTCATTTTATTATGTTCCACTTTATGTATTCCTCTATCCGTAGAGTACATTGAATGTACCGAAATGGCTATAACAGAGTTTCTGTTATTCATATTAACAGCTACTCTAGGGGAATGTTTTTATGTGGTGCTAACGATTTAATAACTATCTTTGTAGCTCCAGAATGTTTCAGTTTATGTTCCTACCTATTGTCTGGATATACCAAGAGAGATCTACGGTCTAATGAGGCTACTATGAAATATTTACTCATGGGTGGGGCAAGCTCTTCTATTCTGGTTCATGGTTTCTCTTGGCTATATGGTTCATCTGGGGGGGAGATCGAGCTTCAAGAAATTGTGAACGGTCTTATCAATACACAAATGTATAACTCCCCAGGAATTTCAATTGCGCTTATATCCATCACTGTAGGACTTGGGTTCAAGCTTTCCCCAGCCCCTTTTCATCAATGGACTCCTGACGTCTACGAAGGAGTGTGGTTCGTTCGACAAATTCCTACCTCTATATCTATNNNNNNNNNNNNNNNNNNNNNNNNNNNNNNNNNNNNNNNNNNNNNNNNNNNNNNNNNNNNNNNNNNNNNNNNNNNNNNNNNNNNNNNNNNNNNNNNNNNNAATTTTGTCTTGAACCATGGGAttagattgtgaccaattgaatttaaaatcctgcactacgacATAGTCGGTtttacatattggcatggttccccatcaacaaaatcatccaatcctgcacgagagattaaactttgaacgtcTGCAagatcctgcacttctcatgaaatccgcacacggatagtaagtgggacatactccttcttctcggtgaactctcatgacctgtggcacctccaactcttgttggttaagttggtgcctactcccttccattttctgaaatttttaacaaacaatataaaacttgatttggtgacatataattgagggaaactaccataggaacttgctagagtactaatcatgcatcaaaactagtttctaccacttagaacaagcatacaagctcactaaacatgttacctacaacagcaaaatattcaagatatactcaaccaaacaaaattctatttggataatcgaaggagtcacataccggagagcaaatgtgccaaatttcagacagaaatgcgggctgagcaaagagatcgaaaaatcctgagctcttgagcaaaaacgcgagtgagagaaagctggttcgagttttttcgggagagagaagactctgggagaaagagatgaagtagtggggcaaggaggggcccacaccacagggtggcgcgcccacctccttggccgcgccggcctgtggtgtggcaccctgtggtgccccacaggtcatcctctggtactcccaggtgcctcgtcgaaaaataggaccaacggtgtaattttcgcgaatttttgaaaactttgaaaaatgcacatttctaggtattaagtttattattactggccaggaaaatttttgaaatctccaatcaactaaggaactttgcaaaataaaagtgctacagcaactagagcaagtggaggaagaaagagatgttgtttacctcctctatgcatataaaaag from Lolium rigidum isolate FL_2022 chromosome 4, APGP_CSIRO_Lrig_0.1, whole genome shotgun sequence encodes the following:
- the LOC124649373 gene encoding 30S ribosomal protein S7, chloroplastic yields the protein MSRRGTAEKRTAKSDPIFRNRLVNMVVNRIMKDGKKSLAYQILYRAVKKIQQKTETNPLLVLRQAIRRVTPNIGVKTRRNKKGSTRKVPIEIGSKQGRALAIRWLLEASQKRPGRNMAFKLSSELVDAAKGSGGAIRKKEATHRMAEANRALAHFR